The Vicia villosa cultivar HV-30 ecotype Madison, WI linkage group LG1, Vvil1.0, whole genome shotgun sequence genome includes a region encoding these proteins:
- the LOC131644165 gene encoding probable inactive ATP-dependent zinc metalloprotease FTSHI 5, chloroplastic gives MDSIPSSSSSLHSLQLLPSRFSPHLPFTSFRPLPIQKRRNLTSRASITFAAKQRDDIVLTVTRQNEEERTTISKCLTKELVRSLFCFAVGVSALGAFRIAPAFAIPAPPSVVFSDKIKVKRNRHEYSDCTQRVLETVPGLLRSLEEARRGNGDMKDVRRALDVVKLNKEKSEREILKRMHPQLMELKEELRKLELQEVEISEKIEAVKLEYNKLTENKFVVNEVEKNRLEQRMVELVKSYNENSEKIGEMEDVLLRKETVALSYGVLEVLFIERECEKLVEEFKQEVKQKELESSLARSFNGLSKPVVQEDLEAVQRKHLEQTILPSVVDVDDLGPFFYQDYVDFAQRLKRSLEDSREQQKNLETQIGKNVKYDKEKRSIVDAPEEKEMILLDRDRVISRTWYNEEKNRWEMDPVAVPYAVSKNLIEHVRIRADWGTMYIALKGEDKEFYVDIKEFEIRFKDIGGFDGLYRKMIACGIPTADHLTWIPLSELKLRQQFSVILRLPRRFLSDQWNSEAALIARSSFFDSVKETADDIMTVIGFPVVELLLPYSVRVKLGMAWPEEQTTDTSWFLKWQLSAETRTYTRRTESEIQWKMLFISRIAISGFVLFHMFKFLRRKIPRLLDSGPVRKDPNRRKLGRVAYYFLTRWRGMRIRKRDGVDPIKIAFEHMKRVKKPPIPLKNFSSIESMKEEISEVVAFLRNPRAFQEMGARAPRGVLIVGERGTGKTSLALAIAAEAKVPVVEIKAKQLEAGMWVGQSASNVRELFQTARDLAPVILFVEDFDLFAGVRGKFIHTENQDHEAFINQLLVELDGFEKQDGVVLMATTRNLKQIDEALKRPGRMDRIFHLQRPTQAERESILYSAAKETMDDQLIDYVDWKKVAEKTTLLRPTELKLVPVALEGSAFRSKVLDTDELMSYCSFFATFSSVMPRWMRKTKVVKKLNKMLVNHLGLTLAKEDLQNVVDLMEPYGQISNGIELLSPPHDWTRETKFPHAVWAAGRGLIAHLLPNFDVVDNLWLEPQSWQGIGCTKITKARNDGYINGNIESRSYLEKRLVFCFGSYVASQMLFPFGEENLLSSSEIQQAQEIATRMVIQYGWGPDDSPAIYYCNNAVSTLSMAGDHEYVMAAKVEKIFDLAYLKAREMLQRNRRVLEKTVEELLEFEILTGKGLERITKDNGGIKEKEPFTLIEVQASEPTSGSLLERGNASGGALLAS, from the exons ATGGACTCCAtcccatcttcttcttcctcacttcATTCACTACAACTACTTCCTTCTCGATTTTCACCACACCTACCTTTCACATCCTTTCGTCCCCTTCCAATTCAAAAACGTCGAAACCTAACCTCACGCGCTTCAATCACTTTCGCGGCAAAGCAACGAGACGACATCGTTTTGACCGTTACTCGTCAAAACGAGGAGGAACGAACAACTATATCCAAATGCTTAACGAAAGAGCTTGTTCGCTCTCTATTTTGTTTCGCCGTCGGAGTTTCCGCGCTCGGCGCGTTCCGAATTGCGCCGGCATTCGCAATTCCGGCACCACCTTCGGTTGTTTTTTCTGATAAGATAAAAGTGAAAAGGAATCGTCATGAGTATTCTGATTGCACACAACGAGTGTTGGAGACTGTGCCGGGTCTGTTGAGGAGTCTAGAAGAGGCTAGGAGAGGGAATGGTGATATGAAAGATGTGAGGCGAGCATTGGATGTTGTGAAATTGAATAAGGAAAAATCGGAGAGAGAGATTTTGAAGAGGATGCATCCGCAATTGATGGAGTTGAAGGAAGAGTTGCGGAAATTGGAGCTACAGGAAGTGGAGATTTCGGAGAAGATAGAGGCGGTGAAGCTGGAGTACAATAAGTTGACGGAGAATAAGTTCGTTGTGAATGAGGTAGAGAAGAACAGGTTGGAGCAGAGAATGGTTGAGCTGGTGAAGAGTTATAATGAGAATTCGGAGAAAATAGGTGAGATGGAGGATGTGCTTTTGAGGAAGGAGACAGTGGCTTTGAGTTATGGGGTATTGGAAGTCTTGTTCATTGAGAGGGAATGTGAGAAGCTTGTGGAAGAATTCAAACAAGAAGTGAAACAGAAGGAATTAGAAAG TTCGCTTGCAAGGTCATTCAACGGGCTCTCCAAACCAGTTGTTCAGGAAGACTTGGAAGCTGTGCAAAGAAAACATTTGGAACAAACTATTCTTCCTAGCGTTGTGGATGTTGATGATCTTGGACCATTCTTTTATCAAGACTATGTTGATTTTGCCCAACGTTTAAAAAGAAGTCTTGAAGACTCAAGGGAGCAGCAGAAGAATTTGGAAACCCAGATAGGCAAAAATGTGAAGTATGACAAGGAAAAGCGTAGTATTGTTGATGCACCTGAAGAAAAG GAAATGATTCTTTTGGACCGAGATAGAGTAATATCGAGGACTTGGTACAATGAAGAGAAAAATAGATGGGAGATGGATCCAGTGGCTGTTCCTTATGCCGTCTCAAAAAACCTAATAGAACATGTCCGGATTAGGGCTGACTGGGGTACCATGTATATTGCATTGAAGGGGGAGGACAAAGAATTTTATGTAGACATAAAG GAATTTGAAATACGTTTTAAAGATATTGGGGGTTTTGACGGGCTATACAGGAAAATGATAGCCTGTGGTATTCCAACAGCCGATCATCTAACGTGGATTCCTTTATCAGAATTAAAATTGCGCCAACAGTTTTCTGTGATATTAAGGTTACCTCGTCGGTTTTTGAGCGACCAGTGGAATTCCGAAGCTGCCTTGATTGCAAGAAGTTCGTTCTTTGACTCAGTTAAGGAAACAGCTGATGACATAATGACGGTTATAGGGTTTCCTGTTGTGGAATTATTACTCCCTTACTCG GTGAGGGTAAAATTGGGGATGGCTTGGCCAGAGGAACAGACAACAGACACTTCATGGTTCTTGAAATGGCAATTAAGTGCAGAAACAAGGACTTACACCAGGAGAACAGAAAGTGAAATTCAATGGAAAATGTTGTTTATCTCAAGAATTGCTATTTCAGGATTTGTTTTATTTCACATGTTCAAATTTTTGAGGAGAAAAATTCCAAGACTGCTTGATTCTGGTCCTGTGCGAAAAGATCCGAATAGGAGGAAACTTGGGCGAGTG GCGTATTACTTTCTAACAAGATGGAGAGGCATGAGGATTAGGAAAAGGGATGGTGTTGATCCCATAAAAATAGCTTTTGAGCACATGAAG AGGGTGAAGAAACCACCAATACCATTGAAGAACTTTTCTAGCATTGAGTCTATGAAAGAGGAAATCAGTGAAGTTGTAGCATTTTTGCGAAATCCAAGGGCATTTCAAGAAATGGGAGCGCGGGCACCTCGG GGTGTTCTTATTGTAGGTGAGAGGGGTACTGGCAAGACGTCTCTGGCATTAGCTATAGCTGCTGAGGCTAAGGTGCCTGTTGTTGAAATTAAGGCCAAACAATTGGAGGCTGGGATGTGGGTTGGACAAAGTGCATCCAATGTTCGCGAACTGTTTCAAACAGCTAGAGATTTG GCTCCTGTAATATTGTTCGTAGAGGATTTTGACCTGTTTGCTGGTGTACGAGGCAAATTTATCCACACCGAAAAtcaagatcatgaagctttcattAATCAACTGCTTGTGGAACTTGATGG ATTTGAGAAACAAGATGGGGTTGTTTTGATGGCTACTACAAGAAATCTCAAGCAAATTGACGAGGCCTTGAAGAGGCCAGGTCGCATGGATAGAATATTTCATCTTCAAAGACCAACACAGGCGGAGAGAGAAAGCATATTGTACTCTGCAGCGAAGGAAACCATGGATGATCAGCTTATTGATTATGTAGACTGGAAAAAG GTTGCTGAGAAGACAACTCTTTTACGACCTACTGAGTTAAAACTTGTTCCTGTGGCTCTAGAAGGAAGTGCCTTCCGGAGCAAAGTTCTTGACACAGATGAACTAATGAGCTACTGTAGTTTCTTTGCA ACTTTCAGTTCCGTGATGCCCCGATGGATGAGGAAAACCAAAGTTGTCAAGAAATTAAACAAAATGTTGGTGAATCACCTTGGATTGACATTAGCAAAAGAAGATCTTCAAAatgttgttgatttgatggaaCCATATGGCCAGATAAGCAATGGGATAGAGCTTTTGAGCCCTCCTCATGAT TGGACGAGAGAAACTAAATTTCCACATGCTGTCTGGGCCGCTGGTCGTGGTCTTATTGCTCATTTATTACCAAATTTTGATGTTGTTGATAATCTTTGGCTTGAACCTCAATCTTGGCAG GGAATTGGATGTACGAAAATCACGAAAGCAAGAAATGATGGTTACATCAATGGGAATATAGAATCAAGATCTTATCTTGAAAAGAGGCTTGTATTTTGTTTTGGTTCTTATGTTGCATCCCAAATGTTATTTCCTTTTGGGGAAGAAAACTTACTGTCTTCATCTGAGATACAGCAGGCACAAGAG ATAGCTACGCGAATGGTCATTCAATATGGATGGGGACCTGATGATAGTCCTGCAATTTATTACTGTAATAATGCG GTTTCTACATTAAGCATGGCAGGTGACCATGAATATGTGATGGCCGCTAAAGTTGAAAAG ATCTTTGATTTGGCTTATCTCAAAGCAAGAGAAATGCTGCAGAGAAATCGCCGGGTACTAGAAAAGACTGTAGAGGAATtacttgaatttgaaattttgaccGGAAAG GGTTTGGAAAGAATTACCAAAGATAATGGTGGAATCAAGGAGAAGGAGCCGTTTACTCTTATTGAAGTTCAAGCTAGTGAG CCAACGTCCGGCAGCCTCCTTGAAAGAGGAAATGCATCAGGAGGTGCTTTGCTAGCATCCTAG